The Lathyrus oleraceus cultivar Zhongwan6 chromosome 5, CAAS_Psat_ZW6_1.0, whole genome shotgun sequence genome includes the window AAATGAAGGATGATCTCTTGCATTTTATCTCCGATTAATTCTGTGAACAGGTACCTGAGATACTGCAAGAGGATGTGCTTGGTAAAATGAGTGCACCACCCAAGAGTGATGTACCAATCATCACCCCGAATGAACTCGCTGAGGCTGATGGCTTTGTGTTTGGCTTCCCAACAAGATTTGGAATGATGGCTGCTCAATTCAAAGCTTTTCTAGACGGTACTGGTGGTTTATGGAGATCACAACAGCTCGCAGGCAAGCCTGCCGGAATCTTCTACAGCACCGGCTCTCAAGGCGGGGGCCAAGAGACTACAGCGTAAGTGCATCTGTCTCATTGTTTGGTTTCTTAGATCCTACTTGAGTAAACATCTTATATAAGTGTTTATATAACAATAGCTCATATTCCATGACATTCGATGATAAGATAAAATATCAAACTGTTTTCATATAAGTTTATCCGCTGTTGTCATAAGCTATCTTGAAATATTCATCGAAATAAGTAGAAAACAGTTTATATTCAATAAGCTCTTACAGGTGCTTATATCAGTAATCCAAACAGGCACTTGCTCCATTAGTATTGTTTTAAAATTTGTGGAATCTTTTATGTTGCAGGCTTACTGCTATTACTCAGCTGGTTCATCATGGAATGATATTTGTTCCAATTGGTTATACGTTTGGAGCCGGCATGTTCGAGATGGAGAAAGTGAAAGGTGGAAGTCCATATGGTGCAGGAACATATGCCGGAGACGGCTCAAGGCAGCCGAGTGAGCTTGAATTGGAACAAGCATTCCATCAAGGGAAATATCTTGCCACCATCACAAAGAAACTCAAGGAAGCTGCATAATGTTGATTTCATATATAGACAATATACTATATCTTAAACTACACCAAAATATTGCTTGAAAACCGTTACCTTTTACATTTTTTAGACTTGGAATATTTTTTTCTTCTCCCAATTTTCATAAAGTATTTGTCTGTGAGTTACATGATGCAGTGGATGTTTCAATTTGTTTAATGGTAAAAGCTTGTTTGTCTTGTTTGTTCTTTGTTAGTCTGGGAAAATACTTGTTCCCATCTTCTGTATTCCATTTATAAAGTTTAATTCCAATATGATATAATAATCATTCTTAGTTTTTTTTATGGGAAAACTATTTCATTAAACAACCTACTTAAGTACATAATAGAAGCAGACTTAAAACTATCAAGCAACATTTTACAATCCATAGCTAAGGAATCTAAAACAACAATAGAACAATGAGAGCAATAGAACAATGAGAATTGATGCAGTCCACCACATTCAAGGCATCATATTGGACAAGAATTCTTTCCGCATTGAGCTTCTTTGCCAACTGCAAACTCCATCTAGTGGCTAAGATCTCAGCAATTGCGGAATCAATTATGATGAGTTCCTTTCGACTTGAAGCAATGACAATCTTCTTGTCATGATCTTTGAAAACGCATCTAAAAGTCACAAATCCTTCATCAAAACAACATGCATCCACTTGAAGCACACAAAAATCTCTTGCAATTGGCCAGATTCTAACTCTTGCTATGTTTCTTATTCTCCAACGAACACCTTTGGTCACTAGGTATTTTGCACTAAGAATTCTCCTCCAGGCATAACTCGGGGAGAATCCAACTGAAGCATCAGAGACTGAACGCCTAGGATAATATCTTCCCTTAAAGACCTTTGAGAGTAGAGAAGCTTCCCCTGTAAGAAGCCTCCAGTaatgtttccccagcaggcttgtATTGAAACCACTAAAGCCCCACAAACCTCATATTCCTTTAGAGCCAAACAACCTCTCCCAACTAAGCCAATGAATTTTCCTATCACCATTCTTCGATCCCCACAAAAATTTATCAAGCACAACTTCAATCTCCAAGCAAACACCTTCATGTAACTTATAATAGGTCATGATATAGATAGGGATAGCTTGTGCCACGTCTTTGATAAACACTTCTCTCCCTAATCTAGATAAGAACTTTTATGTCCAACCTTTGATCTTTTCTTACACTCTCTCAACCACCAAGGAAAAAATCTCCTTTTTTATCTATCAAAGACAACTGGAAGGCCAAGCTACTTGGAATGGCGAGACACAGTCTTAGGATAGTGTTGAGATTAGAATGATGAGTTTAGGAGATTAGGTTGAATTTGCAGTGATGATGAATATTTGATAGAGGTTGATGAATGTAGTCTAGCTCAATTAATCCAGAGCTTCAATGTGAAGCTATGATCAATGGTGGATTGAGAGATTTAGATTGCGTTTGAGAGGTTATAGAGGATAATTAGGAGAGCTTTGTTAGGTCATTGAAAACTTGATCATGAAGTGAGAGAAGTAGGGTTTATATAGATgaatgaagatgaaatttgaGAGGAAAATGTTAGTTACAAACAGTTAGGAATGAAAGGGTCCTGACCCTTAGATGGCGATCCATGGGAAGAAATAATCAAGGGGTGGAGGATGTTTGATGAGTTGGTTAGATTATGATTTTATTAAAGTGAAGAACTTGAGTGAATTTGTGTTAGTTTTATATTAAATTCAGTTGAAAAATGAATGGAAAATGTGTTTGTTTAGAGGTGAGCAATTAGTTAGGAGTGTAATCTAACTCAGAGGGAAATTTGAAATGAGAGGGTCATTTGGTAATTGATCCTAGAGTACATGGCACTTGCATTTTTAGAGTTAGTTAGGGTTTGTTTCAAGGTTAGTTGTTAGGGTAGTTAGGTCAGTTATGAATCAGTTTGAATTTTGTTAAATGGGAGTTAATCGGTAACTGACTTGAGGTAGTTAATCATGTTAGTGTTGGTTATTGGGTTTGTTGACAGTTAATTGTTATGCCAGTTTGATAAAGTCAATTAGATGGTAGGTTTAGTTAATTGGTTATGGGTAGTTAAGTTTGTTAAATGTTAGTTAATAGCTGTTACAAGTTAGTTAACTGATTAGTTAGGGTTTACTGTTATGGATGATTGGGTTTGATGTGCACATGCTGGCCATTTTTTATGTATGAGCTTTGTATGTGTGTGTGGACTGTCATATGTGAGCTATGTTGTTATGGATGTGTTGCATTGGATT containing:
- the LOC127086439 gene encoding probable NAD(P)H dehydrogenase (quinone) FQR1-like 1 translates to MAVKLYIVYYSMYGHVEKLAEEIKKGASSVEGVEAKLWQVPEILQEDVLGKMSAPPKSDVPIITPNELAEADGFVFGFPTRFGMMAAQFKAFLDGTGGLWRSQQLAGKPAGIFYSTGSQGGGQETTALTAITQLVHHGMIFVPIGYTFGAGMFEMEKVKGGSPYGAGTYAGDGSRQPSELELEQAFHQGKYLATITKKLKEAA